A single window of Buchnera aphidicola (Cinara cuneomaculata) DNA harbors:
- the secA gene encoding preprotein translocase subunit SecA produces MLGKIINNFFMSRNERILKNLNDLVIKINFLEKDLLKLSDNELKKKTDEFKLRLKYGDTVDSLLPEAFSVIREASKRVFGMRHFDVQILGGIILHRHCIAEMRTGEGKTLTATLPAYLNALVGHGVHIVTMNDYLAKRDASKNRILFEFLGLSVGLNISGISQQDKKIAYLADITYGTNHEYGFDYLRDNMVFCQTQKVQRKLYFALIDEVDSILIDEARTPLVISGPIEDSNSLYQRINSLVPFLIPKNKKNYNKISQVGDFYIDSKQRQIHLTEKGLIKIENLLVKYNFLLKTESLYLSKNIFFIHHMLLALKAHYIFLKNIDYIIQDKKIIIVDEHTGRIMSGRRWSDGLHQAIEAKENVCIQNDTQTLATITLQNYFRLYVKLSGMTGTASTEAFEFNSIYNLDTVVIPTNKPMIRHDMSDLIYLSETDKMNAILSDIKDCVDRQQPVLVGTVSIEKSEQISKLLKKINIKHNILNAKRHAQEANIIAQAGEPAAVTIATNMAGRGTDIVLGGINRYKNNIKHYFNKNSSFNKLWCKKNKLVVKSGGLHIIGTERHESRRIDNQLRGRSGRQGDPGSSRFYLSLDDSLIRFFASDNIISFIKTIGIQKSQSIEHPWLNIAIERAQKKIENQNFDARKQLLEYDNIINEQRAVIYHERNKLIKNSNIHDHILSILKDRIYFCIKQYMSGDVVNADSFLALEQELKNNFYFIKSINKFLEHDTTLYNNVDKLIDLIVTTIQFSYSKNTQLITNQYSNMIEKSVMLQILDIFWVEHLNTVDFLRHSIHLRGYAQQDPQQEYKRESFFMFQTMLESIKNNVIKCLINIFYMDFEQKKNIYTRLLDQKDYDAFHMLIMKSININ; encoded by the coding sequence ATGTTAGGTAAAATAATTAATAATTTTTTTATGAGCCGTAACGAGCGTATCTTGAAAAATTTAAATGATCTTGTTATTAAGATTAATTTCTTAGAAAAAGATTTGTTAAAATTATCAGATAATGAATTAAAAAAAAAAACAGATGAGTTCAAGTTACGATTAAAATATGGTGATACAGTTGATTCATTGCTTCCTGAAGCTTTTTCTGTAATTCGCGAGGCTAGTAAAAGAGTGTTTGGTATGCGTCATTTTGATGTTCAGATTTTAGGAGGAATAATTTTACATCGACACTGTATTGCAGAGATGCGTACTGGCGAAGGAAAAACATTAACAGCCACGTTACCGGCGTATTTAAATGCATTAGTTGGTCATGGAGTTCATATTGTTACTATGAACGATTATCTTGCAAAAAGAGATGCTAGTAAAAATCGTATTTTATTTGAATTTTTAGGTTTAAGTGTTGGATTAAATATTTCTGGAATTTCTCAACAAGATAAAAAAATAGCATATTTGGCAGATATTACATATGGAACGAACCACGAATATGGTTTTGATTATTTACGAGATAATATGGTTTTTTGTCAAACTCAAAAAGTACAAAGAAAGTTATATTTTGCTTTAATCGATGAAGTAGATTCTATTTTAATTGATGAAGCTCGAACTCCATTAGTAATTTCAGGACCAATTGAAGATAGTAATTCTTTATATCAGCGTATAAATTCTTTGGTTCCTTTTTTAATTCCTAAAAATAAAAAGAATTATAATAAAATATCTCAAGTAGGTGATTTTTATATTGATAGTAAACAACGTCAAATTCATTTAACTGAAAAAGGATTAATAAAAATAGAAAATTTATTAGTAAAATATAATTTTTTATTAAAAACAGAATCATTATATCTATCTAAAAATATTTTTTTTATTCATCATATGCTATTAGCTTTGAAAGCACATTATATTTTTTTAAAAAATATAGATTATATTATACAAGATAAAAAAATAATTATTGTTGATGAACATACTGGAAGAATTATGTCCGGTAGAAGATGGTCTGATGGGCTACATCAAGCTATAGAAGCCAAAGAAAATGTTTGTATACAAAACGATACTCAAACTTTAGCTACTATTACTTTACAAAATTATTTTCGTTTATACGTGAAACTTTCAGGAATGACAGGTACAGCTTCAACTGAAGCATTTGAATTTAATTCTATTTATAATTTAGATACAGTTGTTATTCCAACAAATAAACCTATGATTCGTCATGATATGTCTGATTTAATTTATTTGTCAGAAACTGATAAAATGAATGCCATCTTATCTGATATAAAAGATTGTGTAGATCGACAACAACCGGTACTAGTAGGAACGGTTTCTATTGAAAAATCCGAACAAATTTCTAAACTTTTAAAAAAAATAAATATTAAACATAATATTTTAAATGCTAAAAGACATGCGCAAGAAGCTAATATTATAGCTCAAGCAGGTGAACCAGCGGCTGTTACTATTGCGACAAATATGGCCGGAAGAGGAACGGATATTGTATTAGGAGGTATTAATCGATATAAAAATAATATAAAACATTATTTTAATAAAAATTCTTCATTTAATAAATTGTGGTGTAAAAAAAATAAACTAGTAGTAAAATCAGGTGGATTGCATATTATTGGTACAGAAAGACATGAATCGCGTAGGATTGATAATCAATTACGTGGGAGATCTGGTCGGCAAGGAGATCCAGGTTCATCTAGATTTTATTTATCATTGGATGATTCGTTAATACGTTTTTTTGCTTCAGATAATATAATTAGTTTTATTAAGACTATTGGAATACAGAAAAGTCAATCTATTGAGCATCCGTGGTTAAATATAGCTATTGAAAGAGCTCAGAAAAAAATAGAAAATCAAAATTTTGATGCAAGAAAACAATTATTAGAATATGATAATATCATTAATGAACAGCGTGCAGTAATATACCACGAACGAAATAAATTAATTAAAAATTCTAATATTCATGATCATATTTTATCGATTTTAAAAGATCGTATTTATTTTTGTATAAAACAATATATGTCAGGAGATGTTGTGAATGCAGATAGTTTTTTGGCTCTAGAACAAGAATTAAAAAATAATTTTTATTTTATTAAGTCAATAAATAAATTTTTAGAGCATGATACTACTTTATATAATAATGTAGATAAATTAATTGATTTGATAGTTACTACAATACAGTTTAGTTATAGTAAAAATACTCAATTAATTACTAATCAATATTCTAATATGATAGAAAAATCGGTAATGTTGCAAATATTAGATATTTTTTGGGTGGAACATTTAAATACAGTAGATTTCTTACGACATAGTATTCATTTAAGAGGATATGCACAACAAGATCCACAACAAGAATATAAACGAGAATCATTTTTTATGTTTCAAACAATGCTAGAATCAATAAAAAATAATGTAATTAAATGTTTGATAAACATTTTTTATATGGATTTTGAACAAAAAAAAAATATATATACTCGTTTACTTGATCAAAAAGATTATGATGCATTTCATATGCTAATTATGAAATCTATTAATATTAATTAA
- the aceE gene encoding pyruvate dehydrogenase (acetyl-transferring), homodimeric type: MPRNIFKDIDPVETSEWMDAIEAVVTRHGIKRAHFIIDKILNIKLLKNTYVHQNDVSDFVNTIHVSNELPYPGNIRLEKKICSVIQWNAVMMVLRASKKNLDLGGHISSFQSSAMMYEVCFNHFFRASNKNDGGDLIYFQGHISPGIYARAFLEDRLTEEQMDNFRQETDGKGLSSYPHPKLMPNFWQFPTVSMGLSAISAIYQAKFLKYLNNRNLKNTSKQTVYVFLGDGEMDEPESKGAITIAAREKLDNLIFIVNCNLQRLDGPVNGNGKIINELNDFFLGAGWHVIKVIWGSSWDHLLEQDTSGHLKKLMNETLDGDYQNLRSKDGAYIRKYFFNKYTETKKLVDNMTDKDIWKLKRGGHDFKKLYSAFYSAKLIKNKPVVILIHTIKGYGLGNIAEGKNIAHQVKHLDIKDIKHLQRQLKIKLDSGSLKKLPYIKFSPDSIEYKYMHHHRRKLKGYIPVRLKNFSEVLTIPTLKDFQSLLEKQKRPISTTIMFVRILNLLLNNVHLKNRIVPIIADEARTFGMEGLFRKIGIYNHKGQQYTPADKDQMFYYREDCQGQILQEGINELGAGSSWLAAATSYSTNNFPMIPFYIYYSMFGFQRIGDLLWSCGDQQARGFLIGATSGRSTLNGEGLQHADGHSHVLSATIPNCISYDPTYSYELVVIIQSGLERMYGKKQENVFFYITTLNENYNMPSISDDMIEGICRGIYKLRTYHGTKGHIQLLGSGSILRCVKEAAKILLSEYQIGSDIYSVTSFTEVARDGQDCVRWNILHPLNKKKQPYITSIMNKSPAVAATDYIKIFAEQIRAYVPSNIFRVLGSDGYGRSDSRKKLRNFFEIDESYIVSAALDALIEQGKISPDILDNALKKLNIISNKQNPRLA, translated from the coding sequence ATGCCACGGAATATTTTTAAAGATATTGATCCAGTAGAAACATCTGAATGGATGGATGCTATTGAGGCAGTAGTTACAAGACATGGTATAAAACGAGCTCATTTTATAATAGATAAAATTCTAAATATAAAATTATTAAAAAATACTTATGTACATCAAAATGATGTTTCAGATTTCGTGAATACTATTCATGTTAGTAATGAACTTCCATACCCAGGAAATATAAGATTAGAAAAAAAAATTTGTTCAGTAATACAATGGAATGCAGTTATGATGGTATTACGAGCTTCTAAAAAAAATTTAGATTTAGGAGGACATATTTCTTCATTTCAGTCTTCTGCTATGATGTATGAAGTTTGTTTTAATCATTTTTTTCGTGCTTCTAACAAGAATGATGGAGGTGATTTAATCTATTTTCAAGGACATATATCGCCGGGTATTTATGCAAGAGCTTTTTTAGAAGATCGTTTAACAGAAGAACAAATGGATAATTTTAGACAAGAAACTGATGGAAAAGGATTATCTTCATATCCTCATCCAAAATTAATGCCTAATTTTTGGCAGTTTCCTACTGTATCTATGGGTTTAAGTGCTATTTCTGCCATTTACCAAGCAAAATTTTTAAAATATTTGAATAATAGAAATTTAAAAAATACTTCTAAACAAACAGTATATGTTTTTTTAGGAGATGGAGAAATGGATGAACCGGAATCAAAAGGTGCTATTACTATAGCAGCACGAGAAAAACTTGATAACTTAATATTTATTGTTAATTGTAATTTACAACGATTAGATGGACCGGTAAACGGTAATGGTAAAATTATTAATGAACTAAATGATTTTTTTTTAGGAGCTGGATGGCATGTTATTAAAGTTATTTGGGGTAGTTCATGGGACCATTTATTAGAACAAGATACTTCAGGACACTTAAAAAAATTAATGAATGAAACTTTAGATGGTGATTATCAAAATTTAAGATCAAAAGATGGTGCTTATATTCGAAAATATTTTTTTAATAAATATACAGAAACAAAAAAATTAGTTGATAATATGACTGATAAGGATATTTGGAAGTTAAAAAGAGGAGGGCATGATTTTAAAAAATTATATTCTGCTTTTTATTCTGCTAAATTGATTAAAAATAAACCAGTAGTTATACTAATTCATACTATTAAAGGTTATGGGTTAGGTAATATTGCTGAAGGTAAAAATATCGCTCATCAAGTTAAACATTTAGATATTAAAGATATCAAACATTTACAACGTCAATTAAAAATAAAATTAGATTCGGGTTCATTGAAAAAATTACCTTATATAAAATTTTCTCCTGATTCTATAGAATATAAATATATGCATCATCACAGAAGAAAATTAAAAGGTTATATACCTGTACGTTTAAAAAATTTTTCCGAAGTGTTAACCATTCCTACTTTAAAAGATTTTCAGTCATTATTAGAAAAGCAAAAAAGACCTATTTCTACAACTATAATGTTTGTTCGTATCTTGAATTTATTATTGAATAATGTTCATTTAAAAAATAGAATTGTACCAATTATAGCTGATGAAGCACGTACTTTTGGAATGGAAGGTTTATTTCGCAAGATTGGTATTTATAATCATAAAGGACAACAATATACGCCAGCAGATAAAGATCAGATGTTTTATTATAGAGAAGATTGTCAAGGTCAGATTTTACAGGAAGGTATCAATGAATTGGGCGCTGGTTCTTCATGGTTAGCTGCAGCAACATCATATAGCACAAATAATTTTCCAATGATACCCTTTTATATTTATTATTCTATGTTTGGTTTTCAGAGAATAGGAGATTTATTATGGTCTTGTGGAGATCAACAGGCTAGAGGATTTTTAATTGGAGCAACTTCCGGAAGAAGTACATTAAATGGTGAAGGATTACAGCATGCTGACGGACATAGTCATGTTTTATCTGCAACTATACCTAATTGTATTTCTTATGATCCAACATATAGTTATGAATTAGTAGTGATTATACAATCTGGATTAGAACGGATGTATGGAAAAAAACAGGAAAATGTTTTTTTTTATATAACAACTTTAAATGAAAATTATAATATGCCAAGTATATCTGATGATATGATAGAAGGTATATGTAGAGGAATATATAAATTACGTACATATCATGGTACTAAAGGACATATTCAATTATTAGGTTCTGGATCTATCTTACGATGTGTAAAAGAAGCAGCTAAAATTTTATTATCTGAATATCAAATAGGATCAGATATTTATAGTGTTACATCTTTTACCGAGGTGGCTCGTGACGGTCAAGATTGTGTACGATGGAATATATTGCATCCATTGAATAAAAAGAAACAACCGTATATTACTTCTATTATGAACAAGTCACCTGCTGTAGCAGCTACTGATTATATAAAAATTTTTGCGGAACAAATTCGAGCATATGTACCGTCGAATATATTTCGTGTTTTAGGATCTGATGGATATGGTAGATCAGATAGTCGTAAAAAATTACGTAATTTTTTTGAAATTGATGAATCATATATTGTCAGCGCGGCATTAGATGCATTAATCGAACAAGGAAAAATTAGCCCTGATATCCTTGATAATGCTTTAAAAAAATTAAATATTATTTCCAATAAACAGAATCCACGTTTAGCATAA
- a CDS encoding 2-oxo acid dehydrogenase subunit E2 → MDVEVYVPDIGVKSVEVIEILVKIGDEVKKEDGLISVESNKSVLEIPSPFSGIIKKISVNVGDKLSVNNLIMILENTDSNQYLTTNTINDSNLYDREQLNTPHLLDQKNIINNVINDIYASPKVRRIARLLNINLLNLTGSGSKGRITCKDIEKYNMKQMSNTLCEHNTGYTDSNHKNIDHIDDNQSYQSLTKIQRISGNRLLNNWKNIPHVTQFNEADITDLEDFRKLYNSRYLHDKSYKKISILSFLVKSVIRALLEYPRFNSVLHSSNNSIILKKNINIGIAVDTKDGLLVPVLKNLKNKNISEISYKIFDIVQKAKNNKLDIHDMKDGSFTISSLGGIGGTGFTPIINAPEACILGISKATIKPIWNQKKFYPRLILPFSLSYDHRIIDGADGVRFTNFLVQLLSDIRTLLM, encoded by the coding sequence GTGGACGTAGAAGTTTATGTACCAGATATTGGTGTGAAAAGTGTCGAGGTAATTGAAATTTTAGTAAAAATAGGAGATGAAGTAAAAAAAGAAGACGGTTTAATTTCGGTAGAAAGTAATAAATCCGTATTAGAAATACCTTCTCCATTTTCTGGAATTATTAAAAAAATTTCTGTTAACGTAGGAGATAAATTATCTGTTAATAATTTGATTATGATTTTAGAAAATACTGATTCAAATCAGTACTTAACAACAAATACTATAAATGACAGTAACCTATACGACAGGGAGCAATTAAATACTCCGCATTTATTAGATCAAAAAAACATTATTAATAATGTTATTAACGATATTTATGCGTCTCCTAAAGTACGACGTATTGCAAGATTATTAAATATAAATTTATTAAACTTAACCGGAAGCGGTTCTAAAGGTCGAATTACTTGTAAAGATATAGAAAAATATAATATGAAACAGATGTCTAATACTTTATGTGAACATAATACCGGATATACTGATTCTAATCATAAAAATATAGATCATATTGATGATAATCAATCGTATCAATCATTAACTAAGATTCAGCGTATTTCTGGTAATCGTTTATTAAATAATTGGAAAAATATTCCACATGTTACTCAATTTAATGAAGCAGATATCACTGATTTAGAAGATTTTCGAAAATTATATAATTCTCGTTATTTACATGATAAAAGTTATAAGAAAATTTCGATTCTTTCATTTTTAGTAAAATCTGTTATACGAGCTTTATTGGAATATCCGAGATTTAATAGTGTTTTGCATTCTAGTAATAACAGCATTATTTTGAAAAAAAATATTAATATAGGTATTGCTGTAGATACTAAAGATGGATTATTAGTTCCTGTTTTGAAGAATTTAAAAAATAAAAATATTAGTGAAATTTCATATAAAATCTTTGATATTGTTCAAAAAGCTAAAAACAATAAATTAGATATTCATGATATGAAGGATGGAAGTTTTACTATTTCTAGTTTAGGAGGAATTGGCGGTACTGGTTTTACGCCTATCATTAATGCTCCAGAAGCTTGTATATTAGGTATATCAAAAGCTACAATAAAGCCTATTTGGAATCAAAAAAAATTTTATCCTCGTTTAATTCTTCCATTTTCTTTATCATATGATCATCGTATAATTGACGGTGCTGATGGAGTACGTTTTACGAATTTTTTAGTTCAGTTATTATCTGACATTAGAACTTTGCTAATGTAA
- the lpdA gene encoding dihydrolipoyl dehydrogenase: MKKNIDIDVVVIGGGPAGYSAAFRCSDLGLSTLIIEKYGILGGTCLNVGCIPSKSLLYLTNLIKEIKEFSKYKINIGNSNQLNIVQVRNWKNNIIYQLNRGLSDLAKYRKVDIIQGIAKFLNKNLLEVTYKDIIYNIHFNYAIIATGSQPRELSQFSKRDNRIWNSTDALNFTIIPKKLLIIGAGIIGLEMATIYSSLGSRVDIIDSATRFFPSIDKDISDMFIQYTRNDFKVYLNTSVVDLVAGTSGITLKTQKNSDVLQNKIYSNVLISVGRQAHTNNLNLSNIEVKLNPSGFIKVNNQMRTSISNIFAIGDVVGAPMLAHKGIHEAHIAAEVISGKKHFFEPKVIPCVAYCDPEVAWTGITEENAKLIGINCRSVMMPWKFSGKAISSNCSERGITKLIVNADDNRIIGGIIVGRHAGELLSEINLSIEMGCDIEDLALTIHSHPSLSESINISAQLFNKTATDLIN; encoded by the coding sequence ATGAAAAAAAATATTGATATTGATGTAGTAGTAATTGGCGGTGGTCCGGCGGGATATTCGGCAGCTTTCCGATGTTCTGATTTAGGATTGTCTACTTTAATTATAGAAAAATATGGTATTTTAGGTGGTACTTGTTTGAATGTTGGTTGTATTCCATCAAAATCATTATTATATTTAACTAATTTAATTAAAGAAATAAAAGAATTTTCTAAATATAAAATAAATATCGGTAATTCTAATCAGTTGAACATTGTTCAAGTTAGGAATTGGAAAAATAATATTATTTATCAATTAAATCGCGGTTTAAGTGATTTAGCTAAATATAGAAAAGTTGATATAATACAAGGAATAGCTAAATTTTTAAATAAAAATTTATTAGAAGTTACATATAAAGATATTATATATAATATTCACTTTAATTATGCTATTATCGCAACTGGATCGCAGCCGAGAGAATTATCTCAGTTCTCTAAGAGAGATAATCGTATTTGGAATTCTACTGATGCTTTAAATTTTACTATAATTCCTAAAAAATTATTAATTATTGGTGCCGGAATTATTGGATTAGAAATGGCTACAATATACAGCTCTTTAGGATCACGAGTAGATATTATAGATAGTGCCACTAGGTTTTTTCCATCTATTGATAAAGATATTAGTGATATGTTTATTCAATATACACGAAATGATTTTAAGGTGTATTTAAATACATCTGTGGTTGATTTGGTTGCTGGTACTTCCGGAATAACTTTAAAAACACAAAAAAATAGTGATGTATTACAAAATAAAATATATAGTAATGTACTAATCTCTGTTGGCAGACAAGCTCATACAAATAATTTAAATTTGTCTAACATCGAGGTTAAATTAAATCCTTCAGGTTTTATTAAAGTTAATAATCAAATGCGTACAAGTATATCAAATATTTTTGCTATAGGAGATGTAGTAGGAGCACCGATGTTGGCTCATAAAGGTATACATGAAGCGCATATAGCTGCTGAAGTTATTTCTGGTAAAAAACACTTTTTTGAACCTAAGGTAATTCCATGCGTTGCATATTGTGATCCGGAAGTTGCGTGGACCGGTATTACAGAAGAAAATGCAAAATTAATAGGAATTAATTGTCGATCAGTTATGATGCCATGGAAATTTTCAGGTAAAGCAATCAGTTCCAATTGTTCTGAACGCGGTATTACAAAATTAATTGTTAATGCTGATGATAATAGAATCATCGGGGGTATTATTGTTGGTAGACATGCCGGAGAATTATTATCAGAAATTAATTTATCTATCGAAATGGGCTGCGATATAGAAGATTTAGCATTAACAATTCATTCTCATCCTTCTTTATCTGAATCGATTAATATATCTGCCCAATTATTTAATAAAACCGCAACTGATTTAATCAATTAA
- the erpA gene encoding iron-sulfur cluster insertion protein ErpA, whose amino-acid sequence MNTSTFPFNITIEAINKIKQLIIIKKKLKFKLRIYITGGGCSGFQYGFKLIKMINKDDLHIKQSGIEIVIDPISSQYLIKGKIDYVENLEGSKFIIINPNAKTTCGCGLSFSI is encoded by the coding sequence ATGAATACATCAACATTTCCATTCAATATTACTATTGAAGCAATTAATAAAATAAAACAACTTATAATTATAAAAAAAAAATTAAAATTTAAACTACGTATTTATATAACCGGAGGCGGTTGTAGTGGTTTTCAATATGGATTTAAACTAATAAAGATGATAAATAAAGACGATCTTCATATTAAACAATCTGGAATAGAAATTGTCATTGATCCTATTAGTTCTCAATATTTAATAAAAGGAAAAATAGATTATGTAGAAAATTTAGAAGGTTCTAAATTTATCATAATTAATCCAAATGCTAAAACAACATGTGGCTGCGGATTATCATTTAGTATATAA
- the ftsZ gene encoding cell division protein FtsZ — protein MFEPSELNNDAVIKVIGVGGGGSNAVEHMVREKIEGVEFFAINTDAQALRKIAVGQTIQIGNTITKGLGAGANPDVGKDSAEEDKETLKSALDGADMVFIAAGMGGGTGTGAAPVVAEVAKELGILTVAVVTKPFSFEGKKRMNFAEQGLNELSKYVDSLITIPNDKLLKVLTRGISLLDAFGAANDVLKGAVQGIAELITRPGLMNVDFADVRTVMSEMGYAMMGTGSASGENRAEEASEIAISSPLLEDIDLSGARGVLVNITAGFDLRLDEFETVGNTIRAFSSDNATVVIGTSLDPQMDHALRVTVVATGIGMEQRSGISFMRNQTSKELLSDYRNQTLQKNRIINHTKQSQKNINNNLSQPKKYEKNFLDIPAFLRRKK, from the coding sequence ATGTTTGAACCGTCTGAATTAAATAATGATGCAGTTATTAAAGTGATTGGTGTTGGCGGAGGCGGTAGTAATGCTGTAGAACATATGGTTCGCGAAAAAATAGAAGGAGTTGAATTTTTTGCTATTAATACGGATGCACAAGCATTAAGAAAAATAGCTGTCGGACAAACGATACAAATTGGTAATACCATAACCAAAGGATTAGGTGCTGGAGCAAATCCTGATGTAGGAAAAGATTCTGCTGAAGAAGATAAAGAAACATTAAAATCAGCATTAGATGGAGCAGATATGGTATTTATAGCCGCTGGAATGGGCGGTGGAACAGGTACTGGAGCCGCACCAGTAGTAGCGGAAGTTGCCAAAGAACTTGGCATTTTAACCGTTGCAGTAGTCACAAAACCTTTTAGTTTTGAAGGAAAAAAAAGAATGAATTTTGCTGAACAAGGATTAAATGAGTTATCTAAATACGTTGATTCATTAATTACTATTCCTAATGATAAATTATTGAAAGTATTAACTCGTGGAATATCGTTGTTAGATGCATTCGGAGCGGCAAATGATGTTTTAAAAGGTGCAGTACAAGGAATCGCAGAACTAATTACACGACCTGGTTTAATGAATGTAGATTTTGCAGATGTAAGAACTGTAATGTCAGAAATGGGATATGCTATGATGGGAACAGGATCAGCATCAGGAGAAAATAGAGCTGAAGAAGCGTCAGAAATCGCTATATCTAGCCCTTTACTCGAAGATATAGATTTATCTGGAGCTCGAGGAGTATTAGTAAATATTACTGCTGGTTTTGATTTAAGACTAGATGAGTTTGAAACTGTTGGAAATACCATACGTGCATTTTCTTCTGATAATGCTACAGTTGTCATTGGTACTTCATTAGATCCTCAAATGGATCATGCCTTGCGAGTAACTGTAGTTGCTACCGGTATTGGTATGGAACAAAGATCTGGAATTTCTTTTATGAGAAACCAGACTTCCAAAGAATTATTATCAGATTATAGAAATCAAACCTTACAAAAAAATCGAATTATAAATCACACTAAACAATCGCAAAAAAATATCAATAATAATTTATCACAACCAAAAAAATATGAAAAAAATTTTTTAGATATACCGGCTTTTTTGAGAAGAAAAAAATAA
- the ftsA gene encoding cell division protein FtsA, which translates to MNLSTKKNIIVGLEIGTTKIIVLIGEILECGIIDIIGFSKHPTQGIKKGNINNLELLTQCINSSIHDAEEMAKCKIYSVYLSISHNEINCQNEIGITPIKSKEITKKDIEKVIKTAKSVKIKNNHNILHIIPQEFSIDDQSGIKNPIGLSGVRMQANVHLITGNKNIKKNIINAIKKCGINVKKTIFTGLASSLSILTEEEKNSGVCLVDMGGETMHVSIHIKGSLYHNVVIPYAGNTVTRDIAYAFSLSFSDAEFIKKKYGYAVADLSMTCKNIEIFNKNGNKIDHCHYQSLTEVIEPRYTELLHLVNNEIINLYDKYNIKKNKYQKISNVILTGGSSKIKHLLKCANKIFQAQIIIKKPCNIPKIPEYLHQPEYATIIGLLQYGKNYQQSSRKKNQSPRFLQYLFNQIKCWLHE; encoded by the coding sequence ATGAATCTTTCAACAAAAAAAAATATCATTGTCGGGTTAGAAATAGGAACTACAAAAATAATTGTGTTAATAGGAGAAATTCTTGAATGTGGGATTATTGATATAATTGGTTTTAGTAAACATCCAACTCAAGGTATAAAAAAAGGTAATATTAATAATTTAGAACTATTAACACAATGTATTAATAGTTCTATTCATGACGCAGAAGAAATGGCTAAATGTAAAATATATTCTGTATATTTATCAATATCACATAATGAAATTAATTGTCAAAATGAAATTGGTATCACTCCTATTAAAAGTAAAGAAATTACAAAAAAAGATATAGAAAAAGTTATTAAAACCGCTAAATCTGTTAAAATAAAAAATAATCATAATATTTTACATATTATTCCACAAGAATTTTCTATTGATGACCAATCGGGAATTAAAAACCCAATCGGATTATCCGGTGTACGCATGCAAGCTAATGTACATTTAATTACAGGCAATAAAAATATTAAAAAAAATATTATTAATGCTATTAAAAAATGCGGAATTAATGTTAAAAAAACTATATTTACCGGACTAGCATCTAGCTTATCGATTTTAACAGAAGAAGAAAAAAATTCAGGAGTCTGTTTGGTAGATATGGGCGGTGAAACAATGCATGTTAGTATCCATATAAAAGGCTCTTTATATCATAATGTTGTAATTCCTTATGCAGGAAATACAGTTACACGTGATATTGCTTATGCATTTTCTTTATCATTTTCAGATGCAGAATTTATAAAAAAAAAATACGGATATGCTGTTGCGGATCTATCTATGACATGTAAAAATATAGAAATTTTTAATAAAAATGGTAATAAAATTGATCACTGTCATTATCAATCTTTAACTGAAGTTATTGAACCAAGATATACTGAATTATTACACTTAGTAAATAATGAAATTATAAACTTATATGATAAATACAATATTAAAAAAAATAAATATCAAAAAATATCTAATGTTATACTTACTGGAGGTTCTTCAAAAATAAAACATTTGTTAAAATGTGCAAATAAAATATTTCAAGCACAAATTATAATAAAAAAACCTTGCAATATACCCAAAATACCCGAATATCTTCATCAACCAGAATATGCTACTATTATCGGGTTACTACAATATGGAAAAAATTATCAACAATCTTCTCGGAAAAAAAATCAATCTCCGAGATTTTTACAATATTTATTTAACCAAATCAAATGCTGGTTACATGAATAA